AGGTTATTAGTGTAATAGCAGAAAAACTTAAAGATGTAGATTTTAATATAATAGTAGGGCCAGCTATGGGGGGAGTAATAGTATCTTATGAATTAGCAAGACAAACTAATAGACCAGGAATATTTGCAGAAAGAAAAGATGGTGACATGTGCATACGAAGGGGATTTGAAATAAAAAAGGGAGATAGAGTTATTATATCAGAAGATGTAATAACTACAGGAAAATCTTCTTTAGAAGTAGCCAAAGTTATAGAAGAAATGGGTGGAGAAGTAGTAGGCATAGCATGTATAGTTGATAGAAGAGCAGAAGATATAAAAACAAAATATCCAATATATAGTGCTTGTAAATTAGAAATAGAAACTTATGAAAAAGATAACTGTGAGTTATGTAAAAAAAATATACCTTTCGTAAAACCAGGTAGTAGAAAGCAAAAATAAATTTAAGAGTAAAAAGTGTTTCAAAATAGACTTAATTTTGAGACACTTTTTTAGTTTAAACAAATATTAAATAAAAACTTAATTTTACTTTAATAATTATTAAAATGGTTATTATTTTTTATGGTTTTGAGTTATAATAATGTTAAGTATACATTATAATAGATACATTTTAATTAGTATAGTATGGATAGGCATTATATATAGGAGGAATTATTGTGGCAAAACCAAGTATTTTTAGCAAAGATTATGAAAGAAGAATGAAAAGAAGAAAAAGAAGGACTTTCTTTTCAGTTATAGTTATAATATTAATTTCTTTAGTAGTAATATTCACTAACAATGGTATTGGTAAAAAAATAAAAATTAGTTTAAATCAAATAAAAGAAGAAACTAAGGCTGAAGAAGAACACAAAAATAAACAACAAGAACAAAAAGAAAATAAAAATAAAAATGCAGCCACAGTAAAAAAAGAAAGTGAAGTTTCTAAAGATAATAATATAGAAGTTCAATTAGAAGATAATATAAAAATAAAGTTGATATATATAGAAGATAGTAATAAAAATAAGACTATTAAATCTATAGATTTAAATAAAAATAATTTATTATATGATATAAATCCTTCAAAAAATTTAATAGTTGTAACAAATCCTAAGACTCAAAATATTTATTTAGTAAATTTAAATGGTGAAAAGCAAGATATAACAAATAAGCAGTATACATCAACATCTGGAACAACGTTTCAAAAGGATGCTATACTAGCTTCAAAACAAGATTATTTCTGGGGAGTTTTACCTAAATTTATAGATAATGATAATATAGCGTATGTTTCTCAACTACCATGGTTCAATAAGACCACTAAATATGTGTGGATGTATAATATAAAAAATAAAACTCATTTATACAATCAAAATATATCAGGAGAAGACATTAAGTTTGATAAATTAACAGAAAAGGGACTTACAGTGGTTTCAGATAGTAAAACTTTATTCTTAAAAGCAGATGGAAGCGTAGCTGAGTAAAATAAAAATTCAATAGATAAAATAATATTAAAATTAATAAGTATATAATAGTTTTAAGAGTGTATTGAATATATACACTCTTGCTTTATTTGAGGAGGTAAATATGAAAGTAGGAATGTCTTCTGCTTGTTTGTATCCTAAAGTACCAATAGAAGAAACTATATCAGTTATGAAAAGTTTAGGATTTAATGTTGGGGAAGTTTTTTTAAATACTTATAGTGAGTATAATGAAGATTTTATAAAAAAATTACAGGAAGAAAAAGAAAAAAATAAATTTTTTATAAATTCTATTCATGCCTTTTCAAGTGCTTTTGAACCTTATTTATTTGATTCTTATAGAAGAAGACAAAGAGATATGCTTAAGATATTTAAAAAAGTATGCAAGGCAGGAAATTTATTGAAAGCAAATTATTATACATTTCATGGTATGAGAAGAAGTAATTTATCAGAGCTAGATATGAACTATATTATAGATGTTTATGATGAATTAAATTATATTGCTAATGAAGAGGGGATAAAACTGGCTCAAGA
Above is a window of Clostridium sporogenes DNA encoding:
- the pyrE gene encoding orotate phosphoribosyltransferase is translated as MSNINVIDILRESNALLEGHFLLSSGRHSNRYCQCAKLLQYPQKSEKVISVIAEKLKDVDFNIIVGPAMGGVIVSYELARQTNRPGIFAERKDGDMCIRRGFEIKKGDRVIISEDVITTGKSSLEVAKVIEEMGGEVVGIACIVDRRAEDIKTKYPIYSACKLEIETYEKDNCELCKKNIPFVKPGSRKQK
- a CDS encoding tRNA (guanine-N1)-methyltransferase, whose product is MAKPSIFSKDYERRMKRRKRRTFFSVIVIILISLVVIFTNNGIGKKIKISLNQIKEETKAEEEHKNKQQEQKENKNKNAATVKKESEVSKDNNIEVQLEDNIKIKLIYIEDSNKNKTIKSIDLNKNNLLYDINPSKNLIVVTNPKTQNIYLVNLNGEKQDITNKQYTSTSGTTFQKDAILASKQDYFWGVLPKFIDNDNIAYVSQLPWFNKTTKYVWMYNIKNKTHLYNQNISGEDIKFDKLTEKGLTVVSDSKTLFLKADGSVAE
- a CDS encoding sugar phosphate isomerase/epimerase; the encoded protein is MKVGMSSACLYPKVPIEETISVMKSLGFNVGEVFLNTYSEYNEDFIKKLQEEKEKNKFFINSIHAFSSAFEPYLFDSYRRRQRDMLKIFKKVCKAGNLLKANYYTFHGMRRSNLSELDMNYIIDVYDELNYIANEEGIKLAQENVAWCMSSNIDFLNMLNEKCSTNLNYTLDIKQAFKIGKDPIEYINVMGNKIVNVHINDRDENNICLLPGRGNINLKKICCKLKEIGYNNVYTIEVYNDNYSSYSEIMHSRDFLQNILL